One stretch of Rhodoferax lithotrophicus DNA includes these proteins:
- a CDS encoding Acg family FMN-binding oxidoreductase yields MFTRRHFTTSALLSSSLTLAACSQEPDNNSYEAVADQTWQPGALTGFQGATLGRELVRYATLAPSSHNTQCWKFSLDGTGQAITLRPDLARLCPAVDPDLHHVFVSLGCALENLTQAALAHGLKGDVAFDPATDALRVSLSPTAAQSTDLFKAIPQRQCTRGDYDAKPLTTTELALLQRAGSSERVRLLLLTEQTAMAQVLDYVVQGNTAQMADPAFVKELKTWIRFNGPDAVRTRDGLYSAASGNPNVPTWIGERLFGWVFTPKSENDKYARQVRSSAGIAVFVGQAADKAYWVEVGRCYERFALQATALGIRNAMLNQPVEVSALRPQFAAALGLGDQRPDLVVRFGRGPTLPRSLRRPVAAVLV; encoded by the coding sequence ATGTTCACACGCAGACACTTCACCACCTCGGCACTCCTAAGCAGCTCACTCACCCTCGCGGCTTGCTCCCAGGAACCCGACAACAACAGTTACGAGGCGGTCGCTGACCAGACTTGGCAGCCGGGTGCCCTGACCGGGTTCCAGGGTGCGACGCTCGGTCGGGAGCTGGTGCGTTATGCCACGCTGGCACCGTCCAGCCACAACACGCAGTGCTGGAAGTTCTCGCTGGATGGCACCGGCCAGGCCATCACACTCCGGCCTGATCTGGCGCGGCTGTGTCCTGCGGTGGACCCAGACTTGCACCATGTGTTTGTGTCGCTGGGTTGCGCGCTTGAGAACCTGACCCAGGCCGCACTGGCCCATGGGCTCAAGGGCGATGTGGCGTTCGACCCGGCCACCGATGCCTTGCGCGTGTCGCTCAGCCCCACGGCGGCGCAGTCCACGGATTTGTTCAAGGCCATCCCCCAGCGGCAATGCACCCGGGGCGACTATGACGCCAAGCCGCTGACGACGACCGAGCTGGCGCTGTTGCAGCGCGCAGGCAGCTCTGAGCGCGTGCGCCTGCTGCTGTTGACCGAGCAGACGGCGATGGCGCAGGTGCTGGACTACGTGGTGCAAGGCAACACGGCGCAGATGGCAGACCCAGCCTTTGTGAAGGAACTCAAGACCTGGATTCGCTTCAACGGCCCGGACGCGGTGCGCACGCGTGATGGCTTGTACAGCGCGGCATCGGGCAACCCGAACGTGCCGACCTGGATTGGTGAGCGGCTGTTTGGCTGGGTTTTCACGCCCAAAAGTGAGAACGACAAATACGCGCGGCAGGTGCGCAGCTCGGCGGGCATCGCGGTGTTTGTCGGGCAAGCCGCCGACAAGGCGTACTGGGTGGAGGTGGGGCGCTGTTACGAGCGTTTTGCGTTACAGGCCACCGCCTTGGGCATTCGCAATGCAATGCTGAACCAGCCGGTGGAGGTGTCGGCCCTGCGCCCGCAGTTTGCGGCGGCGCTCGGTCTGGGTGATCAGCGCCCCGATTTGGTGGTGCGTTTCGGGCGGGGGCCGACCCTGCCCAGGTCTTTGCGCCGCCCGGTGGCGGCTGTGTTGGTCTGA
- a CDS encoding J domain-containing protein: MKSLYETLEVSPRASNIVIRAAYHSLAQHDHPDKNPDDEDAGQRMSNINRAYAVLSDHEKRQEYDLSQGITKDFSERRGLGSISTAQQQSSGDEPPTERPFAFRPLD, encoded by the coding sequence ATGAAATCTTTGTATGAAACGCTTGAGGTCAGTCCGCGCGCTAGCAATATCGTGATCCGGGCTGCCTACCACAGCCTGGCTCAACACGACCATCCAGACAAAAATCCGGACGATGAAGACGCGGGACAGAGGATGTCGAACATTAACCGCGCCTATGCGGTGTTGTCAGACCATGAAAAGCGGCAAGAATATGACCTGAGCCAGGGCATCACCAAAGATTTTTCCGAACGCCGCGGGCTCGGTTCCATATCCACTGCGCAGCAACAATCGAGTGGCGATGAGCCGCCCACAGAACGACCCTTTGCCTTTCGCCCTTTGGACTGA
- a CDS encoding LysR family transcriptional regulator: MSTPDLNLLITLDVLLAEGNVTRAAQRLHLSPSAMSRALARLRETTGDPLLVRAGRGLVPTPRALQLRAQVSQLVQEAQAVLRPDEQLDLQQLVRTFTLRVSDGFAENFGPSLITRVNQEAPSVRLRFVPKLDKDSAALRDGSVDLETGVVGDETGPEVRTRLLFRDRFVGVVRQGHALCQGEITPARYAAGQHVLVSRRGLDKGLMDEALSALGLERVIGSFVGGFSAALAITRATDLITTVPERHTGNLRAGMFSFPLPVPAPEITVSMLWHPRMDGDAAHRWLRGGVLEICGETSPIL; the protein is encoded by the coding sequence ATGTCTACCCCTGATCTGAACCTGCTTATCACCCTGGATGTGTTACTTGCCGAAGGCAATGTGACGCGTGCGGCGCAACGGCTGCACCTCAGCCCGTCGGCCATGAGCCGCGCACTGGCGCGCCTGCGTGAGACCACCGGCGACCCGCTGCTGGTGCGGGCCGGGCGTGGTCTGGTGCCCACCCCCAGAGCGCTCCAGCTGCGTGCGCAGGTGAGCCAACTGGTGCAGGAGGCGCAAGCGGTGTTGCGCCCCGACGAACAGCTTGATCTGCAACAGCTGGTGCGCACCTTCACATTACGCGTCAGCGACGGCTTTGCCGAGAACTTTGGCCCCAGCCTGATCACCCGCGTTAACCAAGAAGCACCCAGCGTGCGGCTGCGTTTTGTGCCGAAGCTGGACAAAGACAGCGCCGCATTACGCGACGGCAGTGTTGACCTGGAAACCGGCGTGGTGGGTGATGAGACCGGCCCGGAAGTACGCACCCGTTTGTTGTTTCGCGACCGATTTGTGGGCGTGGTCCGCCAAGGCCATGCGCTGTGCCAGGGTGAGATCACCCCCGCCCGTTATGCCGCAGGCCAACACGTGCTGGTCTCGCGCCGGGGTCTGGACAAGGGGTTGATGGACGAGGCCTTGTCAGCGCTGGGGCTGGAGCGTGTGATTGGCAGCTTTGTCGGCGGGTTTTCCGCCGCGCTGGCGATAACACGCGCCACCGACCTGATCACCACGGTGCCCGAGCGCCACACCGGCAACTTGCGCGCTGGCATGTTCAGCTTTCCCCTGCCGGTGCCCGCGCCAGAGATCACCGTGTCCATGCTCTGGCACCCGCGTATGGATGGTGATGCTGCACACCGCTGGTTGCGGGGGGGTGTGTTGGAGATTTGTGGGGAGACAAGTCCGATTCTTTGA